A single region of the Duganella sp. BuS-21 genome encodes:
- the lpxD gene encoding UDP-3-O-(3-hydroxymyristoyl)glucosamine N-acyltransferase, with product MGTRLGTLVERLGGQLVGDANLEVTGIAPLADAGVSHISFLSNSKLRAQALQSKAAALIVSAADDAFIAAGYSGARIVVPNPYVYFARAAQYFAALTAIVPAAGVHPTAVVADSAQVAASAHVGPRAVIEDGAVIEDGAVIGAGCFIGREAVIGAGTQLFANVTFHAYCQIGQRGIIHSGAVIGTDGFGFANEGGVYIKIPQTGRVMIGDDVDIGANTTIDRGALADTIIEDGVKLDNQIQIGHNCHIGAHTAMAGCVGVAGSAKIGKYCTFGGAAMVLGHLEIVDKVHVGSGSMVSRSILEPGQYTGFYPLAKNADWEKSAAIVRNLSAMRDKIRALEKTIKTKTENNES from the coding sequence ATGGGCACTCGACTAGGCACCTTGGTCGAACGCTTGGGCGGACAGCTGGTGGGCGATGCGAACCTGGAAGTGACCGGGATCGCGCCACTGGCGGATGCCGGCGTTTCGCACATCAGCTTTCTCAGCAACAGCAAGCTGCGCGCGCAGGCGCTGCAGAGCAAGGCGGCGGCGCTGATCGTCTCGGCCGCCGATGACGCATTCATCGCGGCCGGCTACAGCGGCGCGCGCATCGTGGTTCCCAACCCGTATGTGTATTTCGCCCGCGCGGCGCAGTATTTTGCCGCGCTGACGGCCATCGTGCCGGCGGCCGGCGTGCACCCCACGGCCGTGGTGGCCGACAGCGCGCAGGTGGCCGCCTCGGCCCACGTGGGTCCGCGCGCGGTGATCGAGGACGGCGCCGTGATCGAAGACGGCGCAGTGATCGGCGCCGGCTGCTTCATCGGCCGCGAGGCGGTGATCGGGGCCGGCACCCAGCTGTTCGCCAACGTCACCTTCCACGCCTACTGCCAGATCGGCCAGCGCGGCATCATCCATTCCGGCGCCGTGATCGGCACCGACGGATTCGGCTTCGCCAACGAAGGCGGCGTGTACATCAAGATACCGCAGACCGGGCGCGTGATGATCGGCGACGACGTCGACATCGGCGCCAACACCACCATTGATCGCGGCGCCTTGGCCGACACCATCATCGAAGACGGCGTGAAACTGGACAACCAGATCCAGATCGGCCACAACTGCCACATCGGCGCGCATACGGCGATGGCCGGCTGCGTCGGCGTGGCCGGCAGCGCGAAGATCGGCAAGTACTGCACCTTCGGCGGCGCCGCGATGGTGCTGGGCCACCTTGAAATCGTCGACAAGGTGCATGTCGGTTCGGGCAGCATGGTGTCGCGCTCGATCCTGGAACCGGGGCAGTACACCGGCTTCTACCCGCTGGCGAAAAACGCCGACTGGGAAAAGTCGGCCGCGATTGTCCGCAACCTGTCGGCCATGCGCGATAAAATCCGTGCGCTGGAAAAAACCATCAAGACCAAAACAGAGAATAACGAATCATGA
- a CDS encoding OmpH family outer membrane protein produces the protein MKTASATMTKYLAVLALGWCSLAPVQAQTSASRIAWISPERIYNESKLAKLAEEKLKEEFKSREKAMAEMAGRLKSASEKLEKDAPALSEAERVKRQRDVFELDKEYQRRQREFREDVSQRTNEERQAISEKATRIIKQLASVEGFDIVLQDAVWASNRIDITEKVLSALDKDK, from the coding sequence TTGAAGACTGCATCTGCCACCATGACCAAATATCTCGCCGTGCTTGCGCTGGGCTGGTGTTCATTGGCGCCGGTGCAGGCTCAGACCTCGGCCTCGCGCATCGCCTGGATCAGCCCTGAACGCATCTACAATGAATCCAAGCTGGCCAAGCTGGCCGAGGAAAAGTTGAAGGAAGAGTTCAAGTCGCGCGAGAAGGCCATGGCCGAAATGGCCGGACGCCTGAAGAGCGCCTCGGAAAAGCTGGAGAAGGATGCGCCGGCCCTGAGCGAGGCGGAGCGCGTCAAGCGCCAGCGCGACGTGTTCGAGCTGGATAAGGAATACCAGCGCCGCCAGCGCGAGTTCCGCGAAGACGTCAGCCAGCGCACCAACGAGGAGCGCCAGGCGATCTCTGAAAAAGCCACGCGCATCATCAAGCAGCTGGCCAGCGTCGAAGGTTTCGACATCGTGCTGCAGGACGCGGTCTGGGCCAGCAACCGCATCGACATCACCGAGAAGGTGCTGTCCGCGCTGGACAAAGATAAATAA